One Lysinibacillus sp. OF-1 DNA segment encodes these proteins:
- a CDS encoding protein adenylyltransferase SelO, whose protein sequence is MEKTIGWHFDNSYVRLPSIMYSDISLNPVRSPKLVLLNEAVAVSLGLDAQALQREEGVAILAGNKIPEGGEPIAQAYAGHQFGHFNMLGDGRALLYGEHITPQQERYDIALKGSGRTPYSRGGDGRAALGPMLREYIMSEAMFALGIPTSRSLAVVATGEMIMRETELPGAIVTRVASSHLRVGTFQYAAQWGTDEELQRLADYALERHFSADTGTQNRYLYLLKEVMKKQASLIAQWQLVGFIHGVMNTDNMTISGETIDYGPCAFMDTYDPATVFSSIDRQGRYAYGNQPNIGGWNLTRLAETLLPFIHDDQEEAIQLAQDTLQQYPHFYVENWLKGMRAKLGIFNEEQEDVQLIEGLLQLMQQYEADYTNTFIALTFEQMEDTPLMNASGFQEWHQKWTERLARQQQTKEMSQQLMRQHNPAVIPRNHRVEEALEAAVERDDYRVMNNLLKVLAQPYAHTKEQQEYAALPEPSNQPYRTFCGT, encoded by the coding sequence ATGGAAAAGACAATTGGCTGGCATTTTGATAATAGTTATGTTCGACTACCAAGTATTATGTATTCCGATATTTCGTTAAATCCTGTTCGTTCACCAAAGCTAGTTCTGTTAAATGAAGCTGTTGCAGTGTCACTTGGATTAGATGCTCAAGCTTTACAGAGGGAAGAAGGAGTCGCTATCTTAGCTGGCAATAAAATCCCAGAAGGTGGCGAACCAATTGCACAAGCCTATGCAGGGCATCAATTTGGTCATTTTAATATGTTGGGTGATGGTAGAGCGCTTTTATATGGAGAACATATAACACCTCAACAGGAACGGTATGATATCGCACTAAAAGGTTCTGGTAGAACACCTTATTCTCGTGGTGGAGATGGACGAGCTGCGTTAGGGCCAATGCTAAGGGAGTACATCATGAGTGAGGCGATGTTTGCGTTAGGGATTCCCACATCACGTAGTCTTGCAGTAGTGGCTACAGGTGAAATGATTATGCGAGAAACTGAATTACCAGGAGCAATTGTCACGCGAGTTGCCAGCAGTCATTTGCGAGTAGGGACCTTTCAATATGCCGCACAATGGGGAACAGATGAAGAGCTCCAACGCTTGGCTGACTATGCATTAGAACGTCATTTCTCAGCTGATACTGGCACTCAAAATCGCTATCTTTATTTGCTAAAGGAAGTCATGAAGAAGCAGGCATCCTTAATAGCACAGTGGCAGTTAGTGGGCTTTATTCATGGAGTCATGAACACAGATAATATGACCATTAGCGGTGAAACCATTGATTATGGTCCTTGCGCTTTCATGGACACCTATGATCCCGCGACTGTATTTAGCTCTATTGATCGGCAAGGTCGTTATGCTTATGGAAATCAGCCCAACATTGGTGGCTGGAATTTAACACGCTTAGCTGAGACGTTACTCCCTTTCATTCACGATGATCAAGAAGAAGCTATTCAATTGGCACAAGACACGCTACAACAATATCCTCACTTCTACGTTGAAAATTGGTTAAAGGGGATGCGCGCAAAGCTAGGTATTTTTAATGAAGAGCAAGAAGATGTCCAGCTTATTGAAGGGCTTCTCCAGCTTATGCAACAATACGAAGCAGATTATACGAATACGTTTATCGCTTTAACCTTTGAGCAAATGGAAGATACCCCATTAATGAATGCATCAGGGTTTCAAGAATGGCATCAAAAATGGACGGAGCGATTAGCGAGACAGCAGCAAACGAAAGAAATGTCACAACAATTAATGCGTCAACATAATCCTGCTGTTATTCCTCGCAATCACAGGGTAGAAGAAGCTTTAGAAGCAGCTGTAGAACGAGACGACTATCGTGTTATGAATAATTTATTAAAAGTCCTTGCTCAGCCTTATGCCCATACGAAAGAGCAACAAGAATATGCTGCATTACCTGAACCGTCTAATCAACCATATCGTACTTTTTGTGGCACATGA
- a CDS encoding metallophosphoesterase, which produces MKILVMSDTHGDSHVIEKVKGFYPEIDVVIHCGDSELPFSHEALKGVKKVRGNCDRETAFPEEEIFTVNDVKIFVTHGHLFNVKNSILSLTYRAKEVDAQIVCFGHSHILGAEMIDDILFLNPGSLLKPRGRKEKSFAVVEITATSFKVACLTDDHQSIATHIFQRN; this is translated from the coding sequence ATGAAAATACTTGTTATGAGCGATACACATGGTGATAGCCATGTCATCGAAAAGGTTAAAGGTTTTTATCCTGAAATAGATGTTGTCATTCATTGTGGAGATAGTGAACTTCCTTTCTCACATGAGGCATTAAAAGGCGTGAAAAAAGTAAGAGGAAACTGTGATCGTGAAACAGCTTTCCCCGAAGAGGAAATTTTCACAGTCAATGATGTTAAAATTTTTGTGACGCATGGCCATTTATTCAATGTGAAAAATTCCATCTTATCATTAACCTATCGGGCCAAAGAGGTGGACGCACAAATCGTATGCTTTGGTCACTCTCATATCCTTGGTGCCGAAATGATTGATGATATTTTATTTTTAAATCCTGGAAGCTTATTAAAACCACGTGGTCGTAAAGAGAAAAGCTTTGCGGTTGTGGAAATCACTGCAACCTCTTTTAAAGTCGCTTGCTTGACAGATGATCATCAAAGTATTGCGACTCATATTTTTCAACGAAATTAA
- a CDS encoding DUF2639 domain-containing protein, protein MGSVHKFSKGWFVKELRAHGIMVHPQFKNHLGLFKESELRNLYYRYVEIEYAEQDQ, encoded by the coding sequence ATGGGGTCGGTGCATAAATTTTCAAAAGGTTGGTTTGTCAAAGAGTTACGAGCTCATGGGATAATGGTTCATCCTCAATTTAAAAACCATTTAGGCTTATTTAAAGAATCTGAATTACGAAATTTATATTATCGGTATGTTGAAATAGAATATGCTGAGCAAGATCAATAG
- a CDS encoding XTP/dITP diphosphatase: MKQVVIATKNKGKAKDFEALFGPLGYEVVTMFEVAPEMEIEETGTTFEENAILKAEALAKELGTIVIADDSGLAVDALNGEPGVYSARYAGDHDDEANMVKLLANLHGVEDDKRTARFCCCIAIAGPDFVTTTVFGTCEGVIAHEKRGTNGFGYDPIFFVPSLNRMMAELSPEEKGSISHRGNAIRKLKEQLPNLIK; encoded by the coding sequence ATGAAACAAGTAGTCATCGCCACAAAAAATAAAGGAAAAGCAAAAGATTTTGAAGCATTATTTGGTCCACTAGGTTATGAAGTAGTGACAATGTTTGAAGTAGCACCAGAAATGGAAATAGAAGAAACTGGTACAACATTTGAAGAAAATGCAATCTTAAAAGCAGAAGCGTTGGCGAAGGAACTTGGCACAATTGTGATTGCAGATGATAGTGGCTTAGCAGTGGATGCATTAAATGGTGAGCCAGGCGTGTATTCTGCCCGCTATGCTGGCGATCATGACGACGAAGCAAACATGGTAAAATTGTTAGCTAATTTACATGGTGTCGAAGATGACAAACGTACTGCCCGTTTTTGCTGCTGCATTGCAATTGCAGGACCTGATTTTGTAACGACAACGGTATTCGGCACATGTGAAGGGGTTATTGCACATGAAAAACGTGGAACGAATGGATTTGGCTATGATCCAATCTTTTTCGTACCAAGCTTAAATCGTATGATGGCTGAGCTTTCACCAGAGGAAAAAGGCTCTATTTCTCACCGTGGCAATGCCATTCGCAAGTTAAAGGAACAATTACCGAATCTTATAAAATAA
- a CDS encoding YqjF family protein produces the protein MWMMTQTWQDVLFLHWPIDPKELEKHLPEELKLELFEQNAWLSAVFFKVHRHRLRFLPTFPGMNIYLQLNVRTYVEYNGMKGIYFFHLDVTNYFVSKITALGSLPYRFSKILAKQRENHFSYTSHYKACDERLRVTYTIEDHTNTNFDQWIVERYHSWAKWKDTLFRIDIHHSPWELQRASATIHSNTLASFMKGNFQGTQPIAHFAKNKVAKVFPPVVERK, from the coding sequence ATGTGGATGATGACACAGACATGGCAAGATGTTCTATTTTTACACTGGCCCATAGACCCCAAAGAGTTAGAAAAACATCTACCTGAGGAACTAAAACTTGAACTCTTTGAACAAAATGCTTGGCTAAGTGCTGTCTTTTTTAAAGTTCATCGACATCGACTACGATTTCTACCAACCTTTCCTGGGATGAATATCTATTTACAATTGAATGTCCGAACATATGTAGAGTATAACGGCATGAAAGGCATCTATTTTTTTCATTTAGATGTCACGAATTATTTCGTGTCAAAAATCACGGCATTAGGTAGTTTACCATACCGCTTCTCCAAAATCTTAGCAAAACAAAGAGAAAATCACTTTTCATATACAAGCCATTACAAAGCCTGTGACGAAAGATTAAGGGTTACTTATACAATAGAAGATCACACGAATACTAATTTTGACCAATGGATTGTAGAACGTTATCATTCATGGGCCAAGTGGAAGGATACCCTTTTTCGAATTGATATCCACCACTCACCATGGGAATTACAGCGGGCAAGCGCAACGATTCACAGTAATACATTAGCTTCTTTTATGAAGGGGAATTTTCAGGGAACGCAGCCTATTGCTCATTTTGCTAAAAACAAAGTAGCGAAAGTTTTTCCACCAGTAGTTGAACGCAAATAA